One segment of Formicincola oecophyllae DNA contains the following:
- a CDS encoding HAD family hydrolase, translated as MILYFDFDGTIANTAPAVVQAMQGAFRTHNLPVPLQARIVNAMGLALPSMVEGLAGKPLPPQKVAEIIQTYRALYAELPAAMITLFPGMKTLLERAHAHDMTMAIVTSKKTDALQRNLADLGIAGLFSTLVGSDMTARHKPEPDPVEEAQAQLGFPAGPELVIGDSGYDMMMGRSAQLPTCGVTWGSQNASALRQAGADYVATTPEELWDVIEAQAATPAASAPRSGTPG; from the coding sequence ATGATCCTCTATTTTGATTTTGACGGTACCATCGCTAACACAGCCCCCGCCGTGGTCCAGGCCATGCAGGGCGCCTTCCGCACCCACAACTTGCCCGTGCCGCTGCAGGCGCGCATCGTCAACGCCATGGGACTGGCCCTGCCCAGCATGGTGGAGGGGCTGGCGGGCAAGCCGCTGCCGCCCCAAAAGGTAGCTGAAATCATCCAGACCTACCGCGCCCTCTATGCTGAACTGCCTGCCGCCATGATTACGCTTTTCCCAGGCATGAAGACGTTGCTCGAACGCGCCCACGCCCATGACATGACCATGGCTATCGTCACCAGCAAAAAGACGGACGCCCTCCAGCGCAATTTGGCTGATTTGGGCATTGCTGGGCTGTTCAGCACCCTTGTGGGCTCTGACATGACCGCCCGCCACAAGCCTGAGCCAGACCCGGTGGAAGAAGCCCAGGCCCAGCTTGGCTTCCCAGCAGGGCCTGAGCTTGTGATTGGTGATTCAGGCTATGACATGATGATGGGCCGCTCAGCCCAACTGCCCACATGCGGCGTCACATGGGGTTCGCAGAATGCCAGCGCCCTCAGGCAGGCTGGGGCGGATTACGTTGCCACCACCCCTGAGGAGCTGTGGGACGTCATCGAAGCCCAGGCGGCCACCCCAGCTGCCAGCGCACCACGCTCCGGCACGCCAGGCTGA
- a CDS encoding aldose epimerase family protein, translated as MTKPSTATTAWGTLPDGRPVSMVTLTNGDGLNGESITARIITWGGILQSVETPDANGKSADISLGFPNLEGYLAHNEDPHFGVILGRVANRIKGASFELDGATFKTPVNNGANTIHSGPGGFHAQLWTIEDTGADDSKAWLTLALTSPEGDMGFPGTVKVRATYTLTTKGELAVRFVGETDKPTLLNMATHAYWNLNGEGSGSAEPAQLRIDATRYAVMDEDCVPTGELAPVTGTPYDFTSFHTVGERLRSSLPQMYWAHGYDTSWEISGEWGRGKPVRRAATLYDPRSGRQLVVLTNAPAMQFYSCNWLNGAYVGPSGRTYRQTDGVAFEPGHYPDSIHRPEFPSVVLRPGETYDHTTVFRFSTGLPEGL; from the coding sequence ATGACCAAGCCTTCAACAGCCACTACAGCCTGGGGCACTTTGCCTGACGGCCGCCCTGTTTCCATGGTCACCCTCACTAATGGGGATGGCCTCAATGGTGAAAGCATTACAGCGCGCATCATCACCTGGGGTGGTATCCTGCAATCAGTGGAGACACCGGACGCCAATGGCAAAAGCGCTGACATTTCCCTAGGCTTCCCCAACCTTGAAGGTTACCTAGCCCACAATGAGGACCCGCATTTCGGCGTTATCCTGGGCCGTGTGGCCAACCGCATCAAGGGTGCCAGCTTCGAGCTGGACGGCGCCACCTTCAAAACGCCCGTCAATAACGGCGCCAACACTATCCACAGCGGGCCTGGTGGCTTCCATGCCCAGCTTTGGACCATTGAGGACACTGGCGCTGACGATAGCAAAGCATGGCTGACCCTCGCCCTTACCAGCCCTGAGGGGGACATGGGCTTCCCCGGCACCGTGAAGGTGCGCGCCACCTACACCCTCACCACCAAGGGGGAGCTGGCCGTGCGCTTTGTTGGCGAAACCGACAAGCCCACCCTCCTCAACATGGCGACCCACGCTTACTGGAACCTGAACGGCGAAGGCTCCGGCAGTGCTGAGCCTGCGCAGCTGCGCATAGACGCCACCCGCTACGCTGTGATGGACGAGGACTGCGTGCCCACAGGGGAACTGGCGCCCGTCACGGGGACGCCTTACGACTTCACCAGCTTCCACACGGTGGGAGAACGGCTGCGCAGCTCGCTGCCGCAGATGTACTGGGCGCACGGCTATGACACCAGCTGGGAAATCAGCGGTGAATGGGGCCGGGGCAAGCCTGTGCGCCGCGCAGCCACCCTCTACGACCCGCGCTCTGGCCGCCAGCTTGTGGTCCTGACCAACGCCCCAGCTATGCAGTTCTACAGCTGCAACTGGCTGAACGGCGCTTATGTTGGCCCTTCAGGGCGCACTTACCGCCAGACGGACGGCGTGGCGTTTGAGCCAGGCCACTACCCCGACAGCATCCACCGCCCTGAGTTCCCAAGCGTTGTCCTGCGCCCTGGGGAAACGTACGACCACACAACCGTGTTCCGCTTCAGCACAGGCCTGCCTGAAGGCCTCTGA
- the cysE gene encoding serine O-acetyltransferase, which yields MQAQACCCADPLIRDLFGVNICDHHDFPSALASLLGAKLTDRALAEPVMTRLVAACLKANPAIAVAAAQDILATRERDPACHDLTTPFLFFKGWQALQAHRIAHQLWLEGRRPLAYQLQARVNELFGIDIHPAARLGQGLTIDHGTGIVIGETAIVEDNVSLFQNVTLGGTGHEEGARHPIVREGALVGAGAIVLGRVSIGRGAKVGAASVVLGNIPDYATAVGNPARVVRLEPPNLVGPPAPFPNFGAQI from the coding sequence ATGCAGGCCCAGGCCTGCTGCTGCGCCGACCCGCTGATAAGGGACTTGTTTGGCGTCAACATCTGCGACCACCACGACTTCCCCTCCGCCCTGGCCTCCCTCCTTGGGGCCAAGCTGACGGACCGCGCCCTGGCCGAACCGGTGATGACGCGCCTGGTGGCAGCCTGTCTGAAAGCCAACCCCGCCATAGCCGTGGCGGCCGCGCAGGACATCCTGGCCACGCGTGAGCGGGACCCGGCCTGCCATGATCTGACCACGCCTTTCCTGTTCTTTAAAGGGTGGCAGGCGCTGCAGGCACACCGCATCGCCCACCAGCTGTGGCTGGAGGGGCGGCGCCCGCTAGCCTACCAACTGCAGGCGCGCGTCAACGAGCTTTTCGGCATTGACATCCACCCGGCAGCCCGCTTGGGGCAGGGCCTGACGATTGACCACGGCACGGGCATCGTGATTGGGGAGACCGCCATTGTGGAGGACAACGTCTCCCTTTTCCAGAACGTGACGCTGGGGGGGACTGGTCATGAGGAGGGGGCGCGCCACCCCATCGTGCGGGAGGGGGCGCTTGTGGGGGCTGGCGCCATCGTCTTGGGGCGGGTCAGCATTGGGCGTGGCGCCAAAGTGGGGGCGGCCAGCGTTGTGCTGGGCAACATCCCTGATTACGCCACCGCTGTGGGCAACCCCGCCCGCGTGGTCAGGCTGGAGCCGCCCAACCTGGTGGGGCCGCCAGCGCCCTTCCCCAATTTCGGCGCCCAGATCTGA